Proteins found in one Rhodobium gokarnense genomic segment:
- a CDS encoding DUF3592 domain-containing protein, whose amino-acid sequence MILNVLKPLIDTKAIAGAESADKPPLVRMLSFLMPVLILADLVLFWHGMVSGGVGLAIVLFILRFVLNAALRDVAEAERDAASDPEVRTPPAPQYAHPFDRLMHRFGLVGKFGLSSVLGVVSAVFFIAGVMITVAIVTKGVEATGLASDWRWAEAEVLAKTRQCLVRGRNGAADRLLDEAVCQLRRDRVGSREVVPILTIRFPLDDGSFQGLEVRQYKVAQGKVAVGDKLPIAYDPDNPEQFVKRQTNYWRIASGSVMVPLLLFAIAYGAGRWRRRLVGAPSPARGVVRRDRDIRQAPPQEAPRTRLAGDAGALKGRTGRDAVAAYRDQARSTPPLSSGPVQRRRGWFG is encoded by the coding sequence ATGATTCTGAACGTCCTGAAGCCGCTGATCGACACCAAGGCGATCGCGGGCGCCGAGAGCGCCGACAAGCCGCCTCTGGTGCGCATGCTCTCCTTTTTGATGCCGGTCCTCATCCTCGCCGACCTGGTGCTCTTCTGGCATGGCATGGTGAGCGGCGGCGTCGGCCTTGCGATCGTCCTCTTCATCCTGCGCTTCGTCCTCAATGCGGCCTTGAGGGACGTTGCCGAAGCGGAGCGGGATGCGGCCTCGGACCCCGAAGTGCGCACGCCGCCGGCGCCGCAATACGCGCATCCCTTCGACCGGCTGATGCACCGCTTCGGCCTTGTCGGCAAGTTCGGGCTGTCCTCGGTGCTGGGTGTCGTCAGCGCTGTCTTCTTCATTGCCGGCGTCATGATCACGGTGGCGATCGTCACCAAGGGCGTGGAGGCGACGGGGCTTGCCTCCGACTGGCGCTGGGCCGAGGCCGAAGTGCTCGCCAAGACCCGGCAGTGCCTGGTGCGGGGACGGAACGGCGCGGCGGACCGGCTGCTCGACGAGGCTGTCTGCCAGTTGCGGCGCGATCGCGTGGGCTCGCGCGAAGTGGTTCCGATTCTGACGATCCGCTTTCCGCTGGACGACGGCTCGTTCCAGGGCCTGGAGGTCCGGCAGTACAAGGTGGCGCAGGGCAAGGTCGCCGTCGGCGACAAGCTGCCGATCGCTTACGATCCGGACAATCCGGAACAGTTCGTCAAGCGCCAGACCAACTACTGGCGCATCGCTTCCGGTTCGGTGATGGTGCCGCTGCTGCTCTTTGCCATTGCCTATGGCGCCGGACGCTGGCGCCGGCGGCTCGTCGGCGCGCCGTCTCCGGCCCGCGGCGTCGTCAGGCGCGACCGAGACATCCGGCAGGCGCCGCCGCAGGAGGCGCCAAGGACGCGGCTTGCCGGCGATGCGGGGGCCTTGAAAGGGCGGACCGGCCGGGATGCCGTGGCGGCGTACCGCGATCAGGCGCGCAGCACGCCGCCGCTCAGCAGCGGTCCGGTGCAGCGGCGCAGAGGCTGGTTCGGATAA
- a CDS encoding phosphoribosylformylglycinamidine synthase-associated small membrane protein has translation MAEDTPETCTASDDAGAAIRFLAIKAAIFIGIPIVASVIAVVVML, from the coding sequence ATGGCCGAAGACACTCCGGAAACCTGCACCGCATCGGACGACGCCGGCGCTGCCATTCGGTTCCTCGCGATCAAGGCGGCGATCTTCATCGGCATCCCGATCGTCGCCTCGGTCATCGCCGTCGTGGTGATGCTCTAG
- the purS gene encoding phosphoribosylformylglycinamidine synthase subunit PurS, which translates to MKARITVTLKNGVLDPQGKAIEKALAALDFSGVEQVRQGKVIDIELAETDPKKAEAALSEMCEKLLANTVIENYAVEIG; encoded by the coding sequence ATGAAAGCGCGCATCACCGTCACCCTGAAAAACGGCGTCCTCGATCCCCAGGGCAAGGCCATCGAAAAGGCCCTCGCCGCCCTCGATTTTTCCGGCGTGGAGCAAGTCCGCCAGGGCAAGGTCATCGACATCGAGCTTGCCGAGACCGACCCGAAAAAGGCCGAGGCCGCGCTGTCGGAGATGTGCGAGAAGCTGCTCGCCAATACGGTGATCGAGAACTACGCCGTCGAGATCGGCTAA
- the purC gene encoding phosphoribosylaminoimidazolesuccinocarboxamide synthase, with translation MNRRRRIYEGKAKILYEGPEPGTLIQHFKDDATAFNKKKHDIIDGKGVLNNRISEFVFNHLNEMGIPTHFLRRLNMREQLIREVEIIPLEVVVRNVAAGSLSKRLGIEEGTQLPRSIIEFYYKNDELDDPMVTEEHITAFGWANPQEIDDIMALAIRVNDFLSGLFLGVGIRLVDFKIECGRLWEGDMMRIVVADEISPDSCRLWDIETEEKLDKDRFRRDLGGMLEAYQDVARRLGILNDNERPLNGGPRLVQ, from the coding sequence ATGAACCGTCGCCGCCGCATTTACGAAGGCAAGGCCAAGATCCTTTATGAGGGCCCGGAGCCCGGCACGCTGATCCAGCATTTCAAGGATGACGCCACCGCCTTCAACAAGAAGAAGCATGACATCATCGACGGCAAGGGCGTGCTCAATAACCGGATCTCGGAGTTCGTCTTCAACCACCTGAACGAGATGGGCATCCCGACCCATTTCCTGCGCCGCCTCAACATGCGCGAGCAGTTGATCCGCGAGGTGGAGATCATTCCGCTGGAAGTCGTGGTGCGCAACGTCGCCGCAGGCTCGCTGTCCAAGCGCCTCGGCATCGAGGAAGGCACCCAGCTTCCGCGCTCCATCATCGAGTTCTATTACAAGAACGACGAACTCGACGACCCGATGGTCACCGAGGAGCACATCACCGCCTTCGGCTGGGCCAACCCGCAGGAGATCGACGACATCATGGCGCTGGCCATCCGCGTCAACGACTTCCTGTCCGGCCTGTTCCTCGGCGTCGGCATCCGCCTCGTCGACTTCAAGATCGAGTGCGGCCGGCTGTGGGAAGGCGACATGATGCGGATCGTGGTCGCCGACGAGATTTCCCCCGATTCCTGCCGCCTGTGGGACATCGAGACCGAGGAAAAGCTCGACAAGGACAGGTTCAGGCGCGATCTCGGCGGCATGCTGGAGGCATACCAGGACGTCGCCCGCCGCCTCGGCATCCTCAACGACAACGAACGGCCGCTGAACGGCGGACCCCGCCTCGTTCAGTAA
- a CDS encoding DUF1476 domain-containing protein produces the protein MTTFDKREEAFEKKFAHDEELRFRATARRNKLLGLWAAEKLGKTGEEADDYAKEVVRADFEEPGEEDVFRKVHGDFEAAGVEQSEHQIRRTMNELMIVAMQQINSES, from the coding sequence ATGACGACTTTCGACAAACGCGAAGAAGCGTTCGAGAAGAAATTCGCCCATGACGAGGAATTACGCTTCCGGGCGACGGCCCGGCGAAACAAGCTGCTCGGCCTGTGGGCGGCCGAAAAACTCGGCAAGACCGGCGAGGAGGCCGACGACTACGCCAAGGAAGTCGTCAGGGCCGATTTCGAGGAGCCCGGCGAGGAAGACGTCTTTCGCAAGGTTCACGGCGATTTCGAGGCCGCCGGCGTGGAGCAGTCCGAGCACCAGATCCGCCGGACCATGAACGAACTCATGATTGTGGCCATGCAGCAGATTAACTCGGAATCCTGA
- a CDS encoding HpcH/HpaI aldolase family protein, giving the protein MTDIVSSLAETIRAGETVITGWSSLPEPLVAETMARAGYDAVTLDMQHGFHTIESVHRGIAAVRLAGKPAIVRVPVGDFAATSRALDFGAAAVIAPMINSYEDARQFADFMKMAPVGSRSWGPHRAMAIAGEADPDAYLANANRQTLALAMIESREGVAELEAILGVAGIDGIFVGPSDLSIALSDGGALDPTGERVMMVTGEIAERVRDSGKIAGIFCSNVGHAGIAMDLGYRLIALGSDASILRAGSEALLEKIGR; this is encoded by the coding sequence ATGACCGATATCGTCTCCTCACTCGCTGAAACCATCCGGGCCGGCGAAACGGTCATTACCGGATGGTCGTCGCTGCCGGAGCCGCTGGTGGCCGAGACCATGGCGCGGGCCGGCTACGACGCCGTCACCCTCGACATGCAGCACGGCTTCCACACCATCGAGTCGGTGCACCGGGGCATCGCCGCGGTTCGGCTCGCGGGCAAGCCGGCGATCGTCCGGGTGCCGGTCGGTGATTTCGCCGCGACCAGCCGGGCGCTCGATTTCGGCGCCGCGGCGGTCATCGCGCCGATGATCAACTCCTATGAGGACGCCAGGCAATTCGCCGACTTCATGAAGATGGCGCCGGTCGGCAGCCGGAGCTGGGGTCCGCACCGGGCGATGGCGATCGCCGGCGAGGCCGATCCTGACGCCTATCTCGCCAATGCCAACCGGCAGACGCTGGCGCTTGCCATGATCGAGAGCCGGGAAGGGGTCGCCGAGCTTGAGGCAATCCTCGGCGTTGCCGGCATCGACGGCATCTTCGTCGGGCCCTCGGACCTGTCCATCGCGCTCTCCGACGGCGGCGCCCTCGATCCGACCGGCGAGCGGGTCATGATGGTGACGGGCGAGATCGCCGAACGGGTCCGCGACAGCGGCAAGATCGCCGGCATCTTCTGCTCCAATGTGGGCCATGCGGGCATTGCCATGGACCTCGGCTACCGGCTGATCGCGCTCGGCAGCGACGCCTCGATCCTGCGCGCCGGCAGCGAGGCGCTCCTGGAAAAAATCGGCCGATAG
- a CDS encoding RBBP9/YdeN family alpha/beta hydrolase: MKAAEADLLILPDCGNADDDHWQTRWERKLSTARRVVQDDWACPDMSAWVERIVEAVGEAERPVVFLAHGLGIAAMVHAAPNLDPAKLAAGFLVAPVDVEDGRIPETVDPALAPLSRDPLPFPSMLVASRSDPACSFETADDLGHAWGSFVIDAGDVGHLDSDSGHGPWPEGSLTFARFLSSIRRA, encoded by the coding sequence ATGAAAGCCGCCGAGGCCGACCTCCTGATTTTGCCCGATTGCGGCAATGCCGATGACGACCACTGGCAGACGCGCTGGGAGCGCAAGCTGTCGACCGCGCGCCGGGTGGTGCAGGACGACTGGGCCTGCCCGGACATGTCCGCCTGGGTAGAACGGATCGTCGAAGCGGTCGGCGAGGCCGAGCGGCCGGTGGTGTTCCTTGCCCATGGGCTCGGCATCGCCGCCATGGTCCATGCCGCGCCGAACCTCGATCCGGCAAAGCTCGCTGCAGGCTTCCTCGTCGCCCCTGTCGACGTGGAGGACGGCCGGATTCCGGAGACCGTCGATCCGGCGCTGGCGCCGCTGTCGCGCGATCCCCTGCCCTTTCCCTCCATGCTGGTCGCCAGCCGCTCCGATCCGGCCTGCAGCTTCGAGACCGCCGACGACCTCGGCCACGCCTGGGGCTCCTTCGTCATCGATGCCGGCGATGTCGGCCACCTCGACAGCGACAGCGGCCACGGCCCCTGGCCGGAGGGCTCGCTGACCTTCGCCCGGTTCCTCTCCAGCATCCGCCGGGCGTAA